A single region of the Populus nigra chromosome 2, ddPopNigr1.1, whole genome shotgun sequence genome encodes:
- the LOC133682150 gene encoding subtilisin-like protease SBT4.14, protein MSKKKLIIPSIPLANVLIFILLGFVAATEDEQKEFYIVYLGDQPVDNVSAVQTHMDVLLSIKRSDVEARESIIYSYTKIFNAFAAKLSKAEASKLSRREEVLSVFPNRYHKLHTTKSWDFIGLPNTAKRNLKMERNIVVGLLDTGITPQSESFKDDGFGSPPKKWKGTCGHYTNFSGCNNKLVGARYFKLDGNPDPSDILSPVDVDGHGTHTSSTLAGNLIPDASLFGLAGGAARGAVPNARVAMYKVCWISSGCSDMDLLAAFEAAIHDGVDVLSISIGGVDANYVSDALAIGAFHAMKKGIITVASGGNDGPSSGSVANHAPWILTVAASGINREFRSKVELGNGKIFSGVGVNTFEPKQKSYPLVSGAEAGYSGRQDSARFCDAGSLDPNKVKGKLVLCELGEWGADSVVKGIGGKGILLESQQYLDAAQIFMAPATMVNATVSGAVNDYIHSTTFPSAMIYRSQEVEVPAPFVASFSSRGPNPGSERILKPDVAAPGIDILASYTPLRSLTGLKGDTQHSRFSLMSGTSMACPHVSGLAAYIKSFHPNWTAAAIKSAILTTAKPMSSRVNNDAEFAYGAGQINPLRARNPGLVYDMDEMSYIQFLCHEGYNGSSFAVLVGSKSINCSSLLPGLGYDALNYPTMQLNVKNEQEPTIGVFTRTVTNVGPSPSIYNATIKAPEGVEIRVKPTSLSFSGAAQKRSFKVVVKAKPLSGPQILSGSLVWKSKLHVVRSPIVIFKPLD, encoded by the exons ATGtcaaagaagaaattaattatcCCTTCTATTCCTCTTGCAAACGTTTTAATCTTCATCTTGTTAGGTTTTGTTGCCGCAACTGAAGATGAACAGAAG GAATTTTACATTGTTTATCTTGGAGATCAACCAGTGGATAATGTCTCTGCAGTGCAAACACACATGGATGTTCTGTTGTCCATCAAGAGAAG TGATGTTGAAGCTAGGGAGTCCATCATATATAGCtatacaaagatctttaatgcaTTTGCTGCAAAGCTATCTAAAGCTGAAGCCAGCAAGCTATCAC GCAGGGAAGAAGTTCTTTCCGTGTTTCCAAATCGGTACCACAAACTCCACACAACTAAGTCGTGGGATTTTATCGGGCTTCCTAACACAGCAAAAAGAAACCTGAAAATGGAGAGAAACATAGTTGTGGGTCTACTGGATACAG GGATCACTCCGCAGTCTGAGAGCTTTAAGGATGATGGTTTTGGTTCTCCTCCTAAAAAATGGAAAGGCACTTGCGGCCACTACACTAATTTCTCAGGATGCAACAA TAAGCTTGTAGGAGCTAGATACTTCAAGCTCGATGGCAACCCGGATCCCAGTGACATCTTATCTCCAGTAGATGTGGATGGCCATGGGACACACACATCATCTACACTAGCAGGAAACCTGATTCCAGATGCCAGCCTATTTGGTCTAGCAGGAGGGGCTGCACGCGGTGCAGTGCCAAACGCCAGGGTAGCCATGTATAAAGTGTGTTGGATCAGCTCTGGTTGCTCGGATATGGACTTACTTGCTGCATTTGAAGCTGCTATACAtgatggtgttgatgttctatCAATATCTATTGGTGGAGTGGATGCTAATTATGTATCAGATGCATTAGCCATAGGTGCATTTCATGCCATGAAGAAAGGAATTATCACAGTGGCCTCCGGTGGAAATGATGGACCGTCTTCTGGTTCTGTTGCCAACCATGCTCCCTGGATCTTGACCGTTGCAGCCAGTGGAATAAACCGGGAGTTTAGGAGCAAAGTTGAGTTGGGAAATGGGAAGATTTTCTCA GGTGTTGGAGTGAACACATTTgaaccaaaacagaaatcataccCCCTTGTTAGTGGGGCTGAAGCTGGTTACTCTGGACGCCAGGACAGTGCAAG GTTCTGTGATGCAGGCTCGTTGGACCCTAACAAAGTGAAAGGAAAGCTTGTCTTGTGTGAGTTAGGAGAGTGGGGTGCTGATTCTGTTGTTAAAGGAATTGGAGGGAAAGGCATTCTTCTTGAGAGTCAGCAATATCTTGATGCAGCCCAAATTTTTATGGCACCAGCAACCATGGTCAACGCCACAGTAAGCGGCGCAGTCAATGATTATATACATTCCACAAC ATTTCCATCAGCAATGATATACAGATCCCAAGAAGTAGAAGTCCCTGCTCCATTTGTCGCTTCTTTTTCATCTCGGGGTCCAAATCCAGGATCAGAACGCATTCTCAAG CCCGACGTTGCAGCACCAGGAATTGACATTTTGGCATCATACACTCCCTTGAGGTCGCTCACCGGGCTGAAAGGTGATACACAGCACTCAAGATTTTCTCTTATGTCAGGGACTTCCATGGCCTGCCCTCACGTTTCTGGGCTAGCTGCCTATATAAAGTCGTTCCATCCAAATTGGACAGCAGCAGCAATCAAATCCGCCATCCTGACAAcag CAAAACCTATGAGCTCCAGAGTGAACAACGACGCAGAATTTGCCTATGGTGCTGGTCAAATAAATCCTCTTAGAGCTAGAAACCCTGGCCTAGTCTATGACATGGATGAGATGTCTTACATTCAGTTCTTATGCCACGAAGGCTATAATGGATCCTCCTTCGCTGTTTTAGTTGGTTCAAAATCCATCAATTGCTCCTCATTGCTTCCTGGACTTGGCTATGATGCTCTTAACTATCCGACTATGCAACTTAATGTAAAAAATGAGCAGGAACCAACCATAGGAGTTTTTACAAGGACAGTCACCAATGTAGGCCCTTCTCCTTCTATCTACAATGCAACCATTAAGGCTCCTGAAGGAGTAGAAATCCGAGTAAAACCCACGAGCCTCTCCTTCTCTGGTGCCGCGCAGAAGCGAAGTTTTAAGGTTGTGGTCAAGGCAAAACCCCTGTCAGGACCTCAAATATTGTCAGGTTCCCTTGTATGGAAAAGTAAGCTTCACGTTGTAAGGAGCCCTATCGTTATTTTCAAACCCCTGGACTAA
- the LOC133681626 gene encoding subtilisin-like protease SBT1.1 has protein sequence MIFRISLLLLAFMAAKASAASIDKQTYIIHMDNNKMPALYDSLGNSRQWYESVIDSITQFSSQEQEEEKETGFPQLLYTYETVTSGFAAKLSTKQVEALSRVDGFLSAIPDGMLTLHTTHTPQFLGLQSGKGLWNAQNLASDVIVGILDTGIWPEHVSFQDSGMSAVPLKWKGKCESGTKFSPSNCNKKLIGARAFFKGYESIVGRINETIDYRSPRDSQGHGTHTAATAAGNLVDKASFYGLANGSAAGMKYTARIAAYKVCWTSGCSNTDLLAAIDQAVADGVDVLSLSLGGSAKPFYSDSVAIASFGAIQKGVFVSCSAGNSGPSISSVDNNAPWIMTVAASYTDRRFPTTVKLGNGQTFEGASLYTGKATAQLPLVYAGTAGGEGAEYCISGSLKKKLVKGKMVVCKRGMNGRAEKGEQVKLAGGTGMLLINTETGGEELFADAHFLPATSLGASAGIAVKEYMNSTKRATASIAFKGTVYGNPAPMLAAFSSRGPSSVGPDVIKPDVTAPGVNILAAWPPMTSPTLLKSDKRSVLFNVISGTSMSCPHVSGLAALLKSVHKNWSPAAIKSALMTTAYVTDNRGSPLADAGSSNFASATPFTFGSGHVDPESASDPGLIYDITVEDYLNYFCSLNYSSSQIGQVSRRNVTCPDNKALQPGDLNYPSFAVNFEGNARNNRVKYKRTLTNVGTPSSTYAVKVQEPNGVSVILEPKSLSFEKLGQKLSYNVTFVSSGGKGREGSSSFGSLVWLSGKYSVRSPIAVTWQ, from the coding sequence ATGATCTTTAGGATATCTTTGCTGTTGCTGGCCTTCATGGCTGCAAAAGCAAGTGCTGCTTCAATTGACAAACAGACATATATAATTCACATGGACAACAACAAGATGCCTGCCTTATATGACTCTCTAGGCAATTCCAGGCAGTGGTATGAATCAGTAATTGATTCCATCACCCAATTCTCATCCCAAGAACaagaagaggagaaggaaaCAGGATTTCCTCAGCTTCTCTACACCTACGAAACAGTGACTTCTGGTTTCGCTGCGAAACTCTCCACCAAACAAGTGGAGGCCTTGAGCCGAGTCGATGGCTTTCTCTCTGCCATTCCTGATGGAATGCTGACTCTCCACACCACACACACCCCTCAGTTCCTTGGACTGCAAAGTGGAAAGGGACTATGGAATGCTCAAAATCTAGCTTCAGATGTGATAGTTGGCATTCTTGATACTGGAATCTGGCCTGAACATGTTAGCTTCCAAGACTCGGGCATGTCTGCAGTACCCTTGAAATGGAAAGGCAAATGCGAGAGTGGCACAAAGTTTTCACCATCAAATTGCAACAAGAAGCTGATTGGTGCAAGAGCCTTCTTCAAAGGGTACGAGTCTATTGTAGGAAGAATTAATGAAACAATTGATTATCGATCCCCTCGGGACTCACAAGGCCATGGAACACATACTGCAGCAACTGCTGCCGGTAACCTTGTAGACAAAGCAAGCTTTTATGGATTGGCAAACGGTTCGGCAGCTGGAATGAAGTACACAGCAAGAATTGCCGCTTACAAAGTCTGCTGGACATCAGGTTGTTCCAACACCGATTTATTGGCTGCCATAGACCAAGCTGTTGCTGATGGGGTTGATGTGTTATCACTCTCTTTAGGGGGTTCTGCAAAGCCTTTTTATAGTGATAGCGTTGCTATAGCGTCATTTGGGGCAATCCAAAAGGGGGTTTTTGTTTCTTGCTCTGCTGGCAATTCAGGTCCATCTATCTCCTCAGTTGACAACAATGCTCCATGGATCATGACAGTAGCTGCTAGCTACACCGACCGAAGGTTTCCAACAACTGTCAAGCTTGGAAATGGACAAACTTTTGAAGGGGCATCTCTATATACAGGCAAGGCAACAGCACAGTTACCACTAGTGTATGCAGGGACTGCAGGTGGCGAAGGAGCTGAGTATTGTATAAGCGGGTCGCTGAAGAAAAAGTTGGTGAAAGGCAAAATGGTTGTTTGCAAGAGGGGAATGAATGGCCGAGCCGAAAAAGGAGAGCAAGTGAAATTGGCAGGAGGGACAGGAATGCTTTTAATCAATACAGAAACTGGAGGGGAAGAGCTTTTCGCAGACGCTCACTTTCTGCCGGCAACTTCTTTAGGAGCCTCAGCAGGTATAGCTGTCAAAGAGTATATGAACTCGACTAAAAGGGCAACTGCTTCGATTGCCTTCAAAGGGACAGTGTATGGTAATCCTGCACCAATGTTGGCTGCATTTTCATCCAGAGGACCTAGTTCAGTGGGACCAGATGTGATCAAGCCAGATGTGACTGCTCCAGGGGTGAACATTTTAGCAGCGTGGCCACCAATGACTAGCCCAACTCTACTTAAAAGCGACAAAAGAAGCGTATTGTTCAATGTAATTTCAGGCACTTCAATGTCCTGCCCTCATGTTAGTGGTCTAGCTGCACTACTTAAGTCAGTCCATAAAAATTGGTCACCAGCAGCAATCAAATCAGCACTAATGACAACAGCTTATGTTACAGACAACAGGGGATCTCCACTTGCAGATGCTGGGTCCAGTAACTTTGCATCAGCTACCCCTTTTACATTTGGCTCGGGCCATGTTGATCCAGAGAGTGCTTCAGATCCAGGGTTGATATATGACATTACCGTAGAAGactatttaaactatttttgcaGCCTAAACTACTCATCTTCTCAAATAGGTCAAGTGTCCAGACGTAATGTCACTTGTCCTGACAATAAAGCTCTCCAGCCCGGTGACCTGAACTACCCTTCTTTTGCAGTGAATTTCGAAGGCAATGCTCGAAATAACAGGGTGAAATACAAGAGAACCCTGACAAATGTCGGGACCCCTTCGAGCACCTATGCAGTAAAAGTGCAAGAACCCAATGGAGTATCAGTGATCCTGGAGCCTAAGAGtttgagttttgaaaaattggGACAGAAACTGAGTTACAATGTGACCTTTGTTAGTTCAGGAGGAAAAGGTAGAGAAGGTAGTTCCTCTTTTGGATCTTTAGTTTGGCTGTCAGGAAAATATAGTGTTAGAAGTCCCATAGCAGTAACCTGGCAGTAG